In Cupriavidus basilensis, the following proteins share a genomic window:
- the flgL gene encoding flagellar hook-associated protein FlgL produces the protein MRVASSTLYQLGLASMNSQQGSLLHVQQQLGTGRRILTPSDDPVGATRALVVSQSSAVNNQYATSRKQANTNLSMELNSLNSVVTTVQNIQTLVVQAGNGTMSDADRASVASALQDSYNQLLGLSNADDGNGQFLFAGYQSSTPPFAKNGSGAVVYGGDTGQQLLQVDVARQMPTNDNGNAIFMSVQSTATYVASSPSANTGTGEFSAISVTDPTNALYGHSLSLNFATDAVTGKMQYQVMDQSAAPPAAVGAPVDYVDGAGISVGGLSLSIKGTPKDGDVVNLQPAKQAGTDIFANLQSVINALKQPIVTTADRATLANALSTANRQMANSLDNVSTVQTSVGSRMNELDALNTIGTNRGLNYTETLSGLQDLDYYSAMTEYYQRQTSLQAAQQSFMQIQGMNLFKYLG, from the coding sequence ATGCGCGTCGCAAGCTCCACGCTCTACCAACTCGGCCTGGCCTCGATGAACAGCCAGCAAGGCTCGTTGCTGCATGTACAGCAACAGCTCGGCACCGGGCGCCGTATCCTGACCCCGTCCGACGACCCGGTGGGCGCCACCCGGGCGCTGGTGGTCTCGCAATCCAGTGCGGTCAACAACCAGTACGCCACGTCCCGCAAACAGGCCAACACCAACCTGTCGATGGAGCTGAATTCGCTCAACAGCGTCGTCACCACCGTCCAGAACATCCAGACGCTGGTGGTGCAGGCCGGCAACGGCACCATGAGCGATGCCGACCGCGCCTCGGTCGCCTCGGCGCTGCAGGACTCATACAACCAGCTGCTCGGCCTGTCCAACGCCGACGACGGCAACGGCCAGTTCCTGTTCGCGGGTTACCAGTCGTCCACGCCGCCGTTCGCGAAGAACGGCAGCGGCGCGGTGGTCTATGGCGGCGATACCGGCCAGCAACTGCTGCAGGTCGACGTTGCCCGTCAGATGCCCACCAACGACAACGGCAACGCGATCTTCATGAGCGTGCAGTCCACCGCCACCTACGTTGCCTCCTCGCCCAGCGCCAATACGGGCACCGGCGAGTTCAGCGCGATCTCGGTGACGGATCCGACCAATGCGCTGTACGGCCACAGCCTATCGCTCAATTTCGCCACCGATGCCGTCACCGGCAAGATGCAGTACCAGGTAATGGACCAGAGCGCCGCGCCGCCGGCCGCCGTTGGCGCCCCGGTGGACTATGTGGACGGCGCCGGCATCTCGGTCGGCGGGCTCTCGCTGTCGATCAAGGGCACGCCCAAGGATGGCGATGTCGTCAACCTGCAACCCGCGAAGCAAGCAGGCACCGACATCTTTGCCAACCTGCAGAGCGTCATCAACGCCTTGAAGCAGCCGATCGTCACCACCGCCGACCGCGCCACGCTGGCCAACGCGCTGTCCACGGCAAACCGCCAGATGGCCAACTCGCTGGACAACGTCAGCACGGTGCAGACCTCGGTCGGCTCGCGCATGAATGAGCTCGATGCGCTCAACACCATCGGCACCAACCGCGGGCTGAACTACACCGAGACGCTCTCGGGCCTGCAGGACCTGGATTACTATTCGGCCATGACCGAGTACTACCAGCGCCAGACTTCGCTGCAGGCGGCGCAGCAGTCGTTCATGCAGATCCAGGGGATGAACCTGTTCAAGTATCTGGGGTAG
- a CDS encoding flagellar basal body P-ring protein FlgI produces the protein MSLSSLPASRSRFVRALFLALTLGLLAGAPHAERLKNLANFQGVRDNPLVGYGLVVGLDSTGDQTMQTPFTTQSLTNMLSQLGITLPAGKNMQLKNVAAVMVTATLPPFARPGSQLDVVVSSMGNAKSLRGGTLLMTPLKGADGQVYAIAQGNMLVGGAGASANGSKVQVNQLAVGRIANGGIVERAVPAFQPEGGILNLELRETDYGTAERVVEAINRAMGGGVASALDGRVVQVRAPAAPSARVGFMARIENIEVTRAKAAAKVILNARTGSIVMNQAVTVDDCAVAHGNLSVVINTQPVISQPAPFSGGQTVVAPVSQINMKQEGGALQMVKAGASLAAVVKGLNALGATPADLQTILEAMRAAGALRADLEII, from the coding sequence ATGTCCCTGTCTTCGCTCCCCGCCTCGCGCAGCCGCTTCGTCCGCGCTCTTTTCCTGGCGCTGACGCTGGGCCTGCTAGCAGGCGCGCCGCACGCGGAACGGCTGAAGAACCTGGCCAACTTCCAGGGCGTGCGCGACAACCCGCTGGTGGGCTATGGGCTCGTGGTGGGGCTGGATAGCACCGGCGACCAGACCATGCAGACGCCGTTTACCACGCAGAGCCTGACCAACATGCTCTCGCAGCTCGGCATCACCCTGCCGGCGGGCAAGAACATGCAGCTCAAGAACGTGGCCGCGGTGATGGTCACCGCCACGCTGCCGCCATTCGCGCGGCCCGGCAGCCAGCTCGATGTGGTGGTGTCGTCGATGGGCAATGCCAAGAGCCTGCGTGGCGGCACCTTGCTGATGACGCCCCTCAAGGGCGCCGACGGCCAGGTCTATGCGATCGCGCAGGGCAATATGCTGGTGGGCGGCGCGGGCGCGTCGGCCAACGGCAGCAAGGTGCAGGTCAACCAGCTGGCGGTGGGCCGCATCGCCAATGGTGGCATCGTGGAGCGCGCGGTGCCTGCGTTCCAGCCTGAAGGCGGCATCCTGAACCTGGAGCTGCGTGAAACCGACTATGGCACGGCCGAACGCGTTGTCGAGGCGATCAATCGCGCGATGGGCGGCGGCGTAGCCAGCGCGCTGGACGGCCGGGTGGTGCAGGTGCGCGCGCCCGCGGCCCCGAGCGCGCGGGTAGGCTTCATGGCACGCATCGAGAACATCGAGGTCACGCGCGCCAAGGCCGCCGCCAAGGTCATCCTCAATGCGCGTACCGGCTCGATCGTGATGAACCAGGCCGTGACGGTGGACGACTGCGCGGTGGCGCATGGCAATCTGTCGGTGGTGATCAATACGCAGCCGGTGATCAGCCAGCCGGCGCCATTCAGTGGCGGCCAGACGGTGGTGGCGCCGGTTTCGCAGATCAACATGAAGCAAGAAGGCGGCGCGCTGCAGATGGTCAAGGCAGGCGCCTCGCTGGCCGCGGTGGTCAAGGGCCTGAACGCGCTGGGCGCGACGCCGGCCGACCTGCAGACCATCCTTGAAGCCATGCGTGCCGCGGGTGCGCTGCGCGCCGACCTCGAGATCATCTGA
- a CDS encoding MFS transporter: MTPSSIDFGIRANLGQVLQQLLQVLLVGMTIGMMRTVVPALAESEFGVPRGSFMLLVAFVVAFGFVKGAMNFIAGRLAEHIGRRRVLLIGWLVALPIPPLVYFAPTWGWIVLATVLLGVNQGLTWSMTQTAKLDITRADQRGLVIGLNEFSGYMGVAVAGIVTGYAASWLGPRNGLLWFGAAVIGLATLLAWLAVVETMPWAHAEVKKHAKGASPTMLRPRYPAGVSEQPSTFEMFALMTWRDRRMAALCQAGLVEKFVDALVWALWPVYLHQKGVSLPGIGWIVSVYGFTWGGAQFLTGSFSDKVGRRHLNVWGMWVCGTGVAMLPMGSGAVWWSVSAALAGLGMAMLYPNLSAAVADIAHPSWRASAIGIYRFWRDLGYGIGALGLGAAAALGGSVESAFWFVAVAMGLSGLVLYHWGEETHPRLNPSP; this comes from the coding sequence TTGACCCCCTCTTCGATAGACTTCGGTATCCGCGCCAACCTGGGCCAGGTTCTACAGCAACTGCTTCAGGTCCTGCTGGTGGGGATGACCATTGGTATGATGCGCACCGTCGTACCGGCCCTGGCCGAGAGCGAGTTCGGTGTACCGCGTGGCTCGTTCATGCTGCTGGTGGCCTTCGTCGTCGCCTTTGGTTTCGTTAAAGGCGCCATGAACTTTATCGCTGGCCGTCTGGCTGAGCATATTGGCCGCCGGCGTGTGCTGCTCATTGGCTGGCTGGTCGCACTGCCGATTCCTCCACTGGTCTATTTCGCTCCAACGTGGGGCTGGATTGTTTTAGCGACCGTCCTGCTAGGCGTCAATCAGGGCCTGACGTGGTCGATGACACAGACCGCCAAGCTCGACATCACGCGGGCTGACCAGCGTGGCTTAGTCATCGGCCTCAACGAGTTCTCCGGATACATGGGGGTGGCAGTTGCGGGAATCGTCACTGGGTATGCCGCGTCTTGGCTCGGGCCGAGAAATGGGCTGTTATGGTTCGGCGCCGCAGTGATTGGACTGGCGACGCTACTCGCCTGGCTAGCGGTAGTGGAGACCATGCCTTGGGCCCATGCCGAGGTCAAGAAACACGCCAAAGGCGCGTCACCGACGATGCTACGCCCGCGCTATCCCGCCGGTGTCAGCGAACAGCCCTCCACCTTCGAAATGTTCGCTCTGATGACCTGGCGCGACCGAAGAATGGCCGCATTGTGCCAGGCCGGCCTGGTGGAAAAATTCGTCGATGCATTGGTCTGGGCCCTCTGGCCGGTCTATCTGCACCAGAAGGGAGTCAGTTTGCCCGGCATCGGCTGGATTGTCAGCGTTTATGGATTCACTTGGGGCGGCGCCCAGTTCCTTACCGGCAGCTTTTCTGACAAGGTGGGACGCAGACACCTCAATGTCTGGGGCATGTGGGTGTGCGGAACTGGCGTGGCCATGCTACCGATGGGGAGTGGCGCGGTTTGGTGGAGTGTTTCTGCTGCGCTCGCCGGACTGGGCATGGCCATGTTGTACCCCAATCTGAGCGCCGCAGTCGCTGACATCGCGCACCCGAGTTGGCGGGCATCCGCCATCGGTATCTACCGCTTCTGGCGGGACCTTGGCTACGGCATCGGTGCGCTCGGCCTGGGTGCCGCCGCAGCGCTCGGCGGCAGCGTGGAGAGTGCCTTCTGGTTCGTTGCCGTCGCCATGGGCCTGTCTGGCCTTGTGCTCTACCACTGGGGCGAAGAAACGCATCCGCGCCTCAACCCTTCCCCCTAA
- the flgG gene encoding flagellar basal-body rod protein FlgG, with amino-acid sequence MIRSLWIAKTGLDAQQTQMDVISNNLANVSTNGFKRGRAVFEELMYQTVRQPGALSSDQTTLPSGLQLGTGVRPVATERIHTQGNPQQTGNSKDVAVIGQGFFQVTMPDGTTAYTRDGSFQTDQNGQLVTSSGFVIQPAITLPANYTALTVARDGVVSVTQPGSSANVQVGQLQLATFANPAGLESLGENLYVQTDASGAPNTTVPGLNGSGTLQQNYVEASNVNVVEELVSMIQTQRAYEINSKAVQTSDQMLQRLTQLG; translated from the coding sequence ATGATCCGCTCTCTCTGGATTGCCAAGACCGGCCTCGATGCGCAGCAAACGCAGATGGACGTGATCTCGAACAACCTGGCCAACGTCTCCACCAACGGCTTCAAGCGTGGGCGTGCCGTGTTCGAGGAACTGATGTACCAGACCGTGCGCCAGCCCGGCGCATTGTCTTCGGACCAGACCACGCTGCCGTCCGGCCTGCAGCTGGGCACCGGCGTGCGCCCCGTGGCTACCGAGCGCATCCATACCCAGGGCAATCCGCAGCAGACCGGCAACAGCAAGGACGTGGCCGTGATCGGCCAGGGCTTCTTCCAGGTCACGATGCCCGACGGCACCACCGCCTACACGCGCGATGGCTCGTTCCAGACGGACCAGAACGGCCAGCTGGTGACGTCCAGCGGTTTCGTGATCCAGCCCGCCATTACCCTGCCGGCCAACTACACGGCGCTGACGGTCGCACGCGACGGCGTGGTCTCGGTGACCCAGCCCGGTTCAAGCGCCAACGTGCAGGTCGGCCAGCTGCAACTGGCTACCTTTGCGAACCCGGCCGGCCTGGAAAGCCTGGGCGAGAACCTGTACGTGCAGACCGATGCGTCGGGCGCGCCGAACACCACGGTGCCTGGCCTGAACGGCTCCGGCACGTTGCAGCAGAACTACGTCGAAGCGTCCAACGTGAACGTGGTCGAAGAGCTGGTGAGCATGATCCAGACCCAGCGCGCCTACGAAATCAACAGCAAGGCTGTGCAGACCTCCGACCAGATGCTGCAGCGCCTGACCCAGCTGGGATGA
- the flgH gene encoding flagellar basal body L-ring protein FlgH codes for MIMIASLTRLGALALCCFATGCAMMPREPLVQLPTSARAEVRAPAPASGSIYQSSYAGNPLFEDRRPRNVGDILTIVISENVNASKNSGTNASRTSNSALAFDAVPRALGGLFSSAQNATMSGANALKASGGASATNTFNGTITVTVLEVLANGNLIVSGEKQMAINQGAEYIRFSGVVNPRTITGDNAVPSTQVADARIEYTAKGYIDETQNMGWLQRFFLNVSPY; via the coding sequence ATGATCATGATTGCCTCGCTGACTCGCCTGGGCGCGCTTGCCCTTTGCTGCTTCGCGACAGGTTGCGCGATGATGCCGCGCGAGCCGCTGGTCCAGCTGCCCACCTCCGCGCGGGCAGAGGTGCGCGCGCCGGCGCCGGCGAGCGGATCGATCTACCAGTCGTCGTACGCGGGCAATCCGTTGTTCGAGGATCGCCGGCCGCGCAACGTGGGCGACATCCTCACCATCGTGATCAGCGAGAACGTCAACGCCAGCAAGAACTCCGGCACCAACGCCAGCCGCACGTCCAACAGCGCGCTGGCTTTCGACGCGGTGCCCAGGGCGCTTGGCGGGCTGTTCAGCAGCGCCCAGAACGCAACCATGAGCGGCGCCAATGCGCTCAAGGCCAGCGGCGGCGCCAGCGCCACCAACACGTTCAACGGCACCATCACCGTGACCGTGCTGGAAGTGCTGGCCAACGGCAACCTCATCGTCTCCGGCGAAAAGCAGATGGCCATCAACCAGGGCGCGGAATACATCCGCTTCTCCGGGGTGGTCAATCCGCGCACGATCACCGGCGACAACGCGGTGCCGTCCACGCAGGTGGCCGACGCACGCATCGAGTACACCGCCAAGGGCTATATCGACGAGACGCAGAACATGGGCTGGCTGCAGCGTTTCTTCCTCAATGTTTCACCGTATTGA
- a CDS encoding PepSY domain-containing protein, with product MLRISLLVLAGVFSTGAFAGAKCAAHPKAEWMKEADAKAKIEAQGYNIKKFKVDGNCYEIYGTTKEGKKAEIYYDTKTLDVVKSEIEK from the coding sequence ATGCTGCGGATTTCCTTGCTCGTCCTCGCGGGCGTGTTCTCGACAGGCGCATTCGCCGGCGCCAAATGCGCCGCGCATCCCAAAGCCGAATGGATGAAGGAAGCCGATGCCAAAGCGAAGATTGAGGCGCAGGGCTACAACATCAAGAAGTTCAAAGTAGATGGCAACTGCTATGAAATCTATGGCACCACGAAGGAAGGCAAGAAGGCCGAGATTTACTACGACACCAAGACGCTGGATGTCGTGAAATCGGAAATCGAGAAATAA
- the flgK gene encoding flagellar hook-associated protein FlgK, producing the protein MSLFNIGLSGLNTAQNALTTVGHNISNAATAGYTRQNTLIASAGGQYTSSGFFGQGSNTTSVVRVYDEFLTGQLRNAQSASAQLSTYSSQIGQIDNLLADQTGGIAPLMQKFFAAVQGVSDTPADPAARQNMINAGQSLTGQVRAANSYFQQLRDGVNTQLQSSVTQINAYSQQLAKLNDQITRATAAGGGQPPNDLLDQRDQMVSQLTQLVGVKVVPQDNTYNVFVGNGQPLVMGSNSYDLKAVQSSADPSRITIAYTQANGNVTEMDESTLTGGSVGGLLKFRTESLDPAQNAIGRLSVTLAQTFNDQHKLGVDLTGQIGGNLFKLGTPVTLPKSSNTGTSLVSASISNTSLLTTSDYTLTYDGTNYSLTRMSDNTVVATQAGATATYPLTLSADGVDVKIPTAMSANDSYQIQPTRNVAASMDMAITDPAKIAAAGPLRVSAGTTNTGTGTAKVSNVAQGFSLPATTITAKFNGANYVFTDATGAPVVPTSGPTPSGTATQYAFNGVTVSFDGTPKTGDSFTLAPNLSGVSDNGNALALAKLQTTKTIGGVSSYNDAFAQLVNDVGSRAKSVQIASTSQDSVTTQVQTAQQGISGVNMDEETVSMLRFQQLYQANAKVIQTATTLFDTIIGIGR; encoded by the coding sequence ATGTCTCTCTTCAATATCGGACTTTCCGGCCTGAACACGGCGCAGAACGCGTTGACGACGGTTGGCCACAATATCAGCAATGCCGCCACGGCAGGCTATACGCGGCAGAACACCCTCATCGCGTCCGCAGGTGGCCAGTACACCAGCAGCGGCTTCTTCGGCCAAGGTTCCAACACGACCTCGGTGGTCCGCGTCTACGACGAGTTCCTGACCGGCCAGCTGCGCAACGCCCAGTCCGCCAGCGCCCAGCTCTCGACGTACTCCAGCCAGATCGGCCAGATCGACAACCTGCTGGCCGACCAGACGGGTGGCATCGCACCGCTGATGCAGAAGTTCTTCGCCGCCGTGCAAGGCGTATCGGATACGCCGGCGGATCCGGCCGCGCGCCAGAACATGATCAATGCCGGGCAATCGCTCACCGGGCAGGTGCGCGCCGCCAACTCCTACTTCCAGCAGTTGCGCGATGGCGTCAATACCCAGCTGCAGAGCTCGGTGACGCAGATCAACGCCTACTCCCAGCAGCTTGCCAAGCTCAACGACCAGATCACGCGGGCTACCGCTGCCGGCGGCGGCCAGCCGCCCAACGACCTGCTCGACCAGCGCGACCAGATGGTCTCGCAGCTGACCCAGCTGGTAGGCGTCAAGGTGGTGCCGCAGGACAACACCTACAACGTGTTCGTCGGCAACGGCCAGCCCCTGGTGATGGGCTCGAACTCCTATGACCTGAAGGCGGTGCAATCGTCGGCCGATCCGTCGCGTATCACGATCGCCTACACGCAGGCCAACGGCAACGTGACCGAGATGGACGAAAGCACCCTCACCGGCGGCTCCGTCGGCGGCTTGCTCAAGTTCCGCACCGAGTCGCTGGATCCAGCGCAGAACGCCATCGGGCGGCTGTCGGTGACGCTGGCCCAGACCTTCAACGACCAGCATAAGCTCGGCGTGGACCTGACCGGCCAGATCGGCGGCAACCTGTTCAAGCTCGGCACGCCCGTCACGCTGCCCAAGAGCTCGAATACCGGCACCTCGCTGGTATCGGCCAGCATCAGCAATACGTCGCTGCTGACCACCAGCGACTACACGCTGACCTACGACGGCACCAACTATTCGCTCACGCGCATGTCGGACAACACGGTCGTGGCCACCCAGGCGGGCGCCACCGCCACCTATCCGCTGACGCTGTCGGCGGACGGCGTGGACGTCAAGATCCCGACGGCGATGTCGGCCAATGATTCCTACCAGATCCAGCCGACCCGCAATGTGGCCGCCAGCATGGACATGGCCATTACCGACCCCGCCAAGATCGCCGCCGCGGGCCCGCTGCGCGTCAGCGCAGGCACCACCAACACCGGTACCGGCACGGCCAAGGTCAGCAATGTTGCGCAAGGCTTCAGCCTGCCCGCTACCACGATCACGGCCAAGTTCAACGGCGCCAACTACGTCTTCACCGATGCGACCGGTGCTCCGGTCGTGCCCACCAGCGGCCCGACCCCCAGCGGCACTGCAACGCAATACGCGTTCAACGGTGTCACCGTCAGCTTCGACGGCACGCCCAAGACCGGCGACAGCTTCACGCTGGCGCCCAACCTGAGCGGCGTTTCCGACAACGGCAACGCGCTCGCGCTGGCCAAGCTGCAAACCACCAAGACCATCGGCGGCGTGTCGAGCTACAACGACGCCTTCGCGCAGCTGGTCAACGACGTCGGCAGCCGCGCCAAGTCGGTCCAGATCGCATCGACGTCGCAGGACAGCGTCACTACCCAGGTGCAGACGGCGCAGCAAGGCATCTCCGGCGTGAACATGGATGAGGAAACGGTCTCCATGCTGCGCTTCCAGCAGCTCTACCAGGCGAACGCCAAGGTCATCCAGACTGCCACCACGCTGTTCGATACCATCATCGGTATCGGCCGCTGA
- the flgJ gene encoding flagellar assembly peptidoglycan hydrolase FlgJ — MSASRVAAQAELSQRFALDTQGFEGLKQSARTGATPETLRTAARQFEAVFTQMVLKSMRDATPQDGLFDNEQTKLYMSMMDQQLSQQMSTRGIGLADVMVRQLARASGAGLPPELAGAAAKQAAVQAGMDDAAPGLARTLDMRNGDADAPRAGSVVAGTSWNPTAGLRQYQSQDTGAWQGGNAVLPEDTPAHISAFVSRMAGPAQSAARATGVPAKLILGQAALESGWGRREIAYPDGSTTFNVFGIKAGANWKGQVAEITTTEYVDGQPQKVRARFRAYGSYDEAFADYGRLLSNNPRYAEVLAAATPDDAARGLQRAGYATDPAYGEKLVRIMRKVPV, encoded by the coding sequence ATGTCAGCCAGCCGCGTGGCCGCACAGGCCGAACTCTCGCAACGCTTCGCCCTGGATACGCAGGGCTTCGAAGGCCTCAAGCAAAGTGCCCGTACCGGCGCCACCCCGGAAACGCTGCGCACCGCCGCGCGCCAGTTCGAGGCGGTGTTCACGCAGATGGTGCTCAAGAGCATGCGCGACGCCACGCCGCAGGACGGTTTGTTCGACAACGAGCAGACCAAACTGTACATGTCGATGATGGACCAGCAGCTGTCCCAGCAGATGTCCACGCGCGGCATCGGCCTGGCCGACGTCATGGTGCGCCAGCTCGCGCGCGCCAGCGGCGCGGGCCTGCCGCCCGAGCTCGCCGGCGCGGCCGCGAAGCAGGCCGCCGTGCAGGCGGGCATGGACGACGCGGCCCCCGGCCTTGCGCGCACGCTGGACATGCGCAATGGCGACGCGGACGCGCCGCGTGCGGGCAGCGTGGTGGCCGGCACCAGCTGGAACCCCACCGCGGGCTTGCGTCAGTACCAGTCGCAGGACACCGGGGCCTGGCAGGGCGGCAACGCCGTGTTGCCCGAAGACACGCCGGCCCACATTAGCGCCTTCGTCTCCCGCATGGCGGGGCCGGCGCAATCCGCGGCGCGCGCCACCGGCGTGCCGGCCAAGCTGATCCTGGGTCAGGCCGCGCTCGAATCCGGCTGGGGCCGGCGCGAGATTGCCTACCCGGACGGCAGCACCACTTTCAATGTCTTCGGCATCAAGGCGGGCGCCAACTGGAAGGGCCAGGTCGCGGAAATCACCACCACCGAATATGTCGACGGCCAGCCGCAAAAGGTGCGCGCGCGTTTCCGCGCATACGGCTCGTACGACGAAGCCTTTGCCGACTACGGCCGCTTGCTGAGCAACAACCCGCGCTACGCCGAGGTGCTGGCCGCGGCTACGCCGGACGACGCCGCCCGGGGGCTGCAGCGTGCCGGTTACGCCACGGATCCGGCTTACGGTGAAAAGCTGGTCCGGATCATGCGGAAAGTGCCCGTCTGA
- the flgF gene encoding flagellar basal-body rod protein FlgF: MDRMIYTALSGAKQTLDQQAAVSNNLANTSTPGFRAQVNMFRAVPVVGQASPTRAFTLASTPGADFKAGPLTYTERPLDVALQGNGWLTVQAPDGTEAYTRAGSLQVSADGQLVTSTGLQVMGDGGPIAVPPGAQITIGSDGTITARGPGETSAGLAQVGKLRLVNPPPDSIARGDDGLFRLRPGAQPLQVDANIRVVSGAIEGSNVNPVEAMVDMIANARRFEMQMKMIQGADTNDQRANQLLSNN; this comes from the coding sequence ATGGACCGCATGATCTATACCGCCCTGTCGGGGGCCAAGCAGACGCTCGACCAGCAGGCCGCGGTGTCCAACAACCTGGCCAATACTTCCACGCCGGGCTTTCGCGCGCAGGTCAATATGTTCCGCGCGGTGCCGGTGGTGGGGCAAGCCTCGCCAACGCGCGCATTCACACTGGCCTCCACGCCTGGCGCCGACTTCAAGGCCGGCCCGCTGACCTACACGGAGCGTCCGCTGGACGTGGCGCTGCAGGGCAACGGCTGGCTGACGGTGCAGGCACCGGACGGCACGGAGGCTTATACCCGCGCCGGCTCGCTGCAGGTGTCCGCCGACGGGCAGCTGGTTACCAGCACCGGCCTGCAGGTGATGGGCGACGGCGGCCCGATCGCGGTGCCGCCGGGCGCGCAGATCACCATCGGCAGCGATGGCACGATCACCGCGCGCGGCCCTGGCGAGACCTCAGCGGGCCTGGCCCAGGTGGGCAAGCTGCGGCTGGTCAATCCACCGCCCGATTCGATCGCCCGAGGCGACGATGGCCTGTTCCGGCTGCGCCCCGGCGCGCAGCCGCTGCAGGTTGACGCCAACATCCGCGTCGTTTCCGGCGCGATCGAAGGCAGCAACGTCAACCCGGTGGAGGCGATGGTCGACATGATCGCCAACGCCCGCCGCTTCGAGATGCAGATGAAGATGATCCAGGGCGCTGACACCAACGATCAGCGCGCCAATCAACTGCTCTCGAATAACTGA
- a CDS encoding cytochrome b/b6 domain-containing protein — protein sequence MVTSTASVRVWDMVVRLTHWSVATLVLWNLFEDSGGPLHRAAGYVVTGLVLFRILWGFIGTEPARFSTWVPTPSRVITDLAEIIARRPTRHLSHTPLGALMMLTMWTLILALAVTGWMSRLDAFWGEDWPKDVHGLLADILMVLIAVHVIAAIAMGKVHKENLIVAMLTGRKRRDEDPEDPAL from the coding sequence ATGGTGACAAGCACCGCGTCGGTACGCGTCTGGGATATGGTGGTTCGTCTAACCCATTGGAGCGTAGCGACGCTTGTGCTGTGGAACTTGTTCGAGGACTCCGGCGGACCGCTGCATCGCGCCGCCGGATATGTTGTCACGGGCCTCGTCCTGTTTCGTATCCTCTGGGGCTTCATTGGCACGGAGCCTGCACGGTTTTCTACTTGGGTCCCCACGCCCTCCCGGGTCATCACGGACCTCGCAGAAATCATTGCCCGCCGACCAACACGGCATCTAAGTCATACACCGCTCGGTGCTTTGATGATGCTCACGATGTGGACGCTCATCCTTGCTCTCGCGGTAACGGGCTGGATGTCGAGGCTAGACGCGTTCTGGGGCGAGGACTGGCCGAAGGATGTGCACGGGCTACTCGCGGATATCTTGATGGTACTGATAGCGGTACACGTCATTGCCGCCATCGCCATGGGCAAGGTTCACAAAGAGAACCTCATCGTCGCCATGCTGACTGGTCGCAAACGACGGGACGAGGACCCTGAGGACCCAGCTCTTTAG